The Flavobacteriaceae bacterium 3519-10 genome includes a window with the following:
- a CDS encoding Putative ribonuclease, which produces MKMNKQSLKLVLFFIIGMLAAFLVMYFITDYQTEKVSSATVNQTESQAQSTSQAENTNTLPASSEIDELTAERTVIDYVKQNKALPDYYLTKAEARNQGWVASKGNLCDVLPGKAIGGDKFSNREKTLPSGNQYFEADVNYSCGRRNADRIVYTKNGEVWLTKDHYKTFGKQ; this is translated from the coding sequence TTAAAACTTGTTCTGTTTTTTATCATCGGAATGCTTGCGGCTTTTCTGGTGATGTATTTCATCACTGATTATCAGACGGAAAAAGTTTCGTCCGCAACGGTGAATCAAACAGAGTCTCAGGCTCAGTCCACATCTCAGGCAGAGAACACTAATACATTGCCGGCCTCAAGTGAAATCGACGAACTTACGGCTGAAAGAACCGTAATCGATTATGTGAAACAAAACAAAGCCTTGCCCGATTATTATCTGACAAAAGCTGAAGCCCGAAATCAGGGATGGGTCGCCTCGAAAGGCAATCTGTGCGACGTTCTTCCCGGCAAAGCCATTGGTGGCGATAAATTCAGCAACCGTGAAAAAACTTTGCCCAGCGGGAATCAATATTTCGAAGCCGACGTAAATTACAGCTGTGGACGCAGAAATGCGGACCGGATTGTATATACCAAAAACGGTGAAGTGTGGCTGACGAAAGATCATTATAAAACTTTCGGGAAACAGTAA